In Desulfosoma caldarium, the following are encoded in one genomic region:
- the lon gene encoding endopeptidase La, giving the protein MLERIRKKDHSLTSSRSVLIPLLPLRDIVVYPAMVVPLFVGRDKSVNALEKAMHSDKKILLAAQKNAKTDNPGPGDIYRIGTVATILQLLRLPDGTVKVLVEGEHRCRIVEYLSQPDAFYVKAESLDETFEADPTEVEALRRGVRTSFAAYAKHNKKITQEILDAINDTDDPSRLADTVAAYMPFKIETKQKLLEIADPVRRLEKLFGYIRAEIEIIKTEERIKGRVKKQMEKTQREYYLNEQMRAIQKEMGEKDDFKSELEELEKRIKKKRLSKEAASKVRHEFKKLKLMSPMSAEATVVRNYIDWILSLPWCEKTKDKLDIDQAAAVLDEDHYGLEKPKQRILEYLAVQSLVKKIRGPILCFVGPPGVGKTSLARSIARAMNRNFVRLSLGGVRDEAEIRGHRRTYIGAMPGKIIQSLRKVKSNNPVFCLDEIDKMTMDFRGDPAAALLEVLDPEQNYAFNDHYLDLDFDLSSVFFITTANTLHSIPLPLQDRMEIIRLPGYTEIEKLQIAKGFLVPKQCEANGITQENVVFSDDIILRIIRHYTKEAGVRNLEREIASICRKVAKEVVQSGPQTRVVLTEEILQEYLGVPKFRYGRAEERDEVGLAIGLAWTEFGGDLLGIETVIMPGKGKIIITGKLGDVMQESAQAAFSYVRSRAECLGIPKDFYEKTDLHVHVPEGAIPKDGPSAGITMATSMVSALTKIPVRSDVAMTGEITLRGRVLPIGGLKEKILAAHRGLIKTVLIPEENAKDLRDIPAKILEEVNVELVGHMDDVLRKALVLDDPERLFTNAPPPAEPVFFGADPVPCPDDIHAH; this is encoded by the coding sequence GACAAGTCGGTAAACGCCTTGGAAAAGGCCATGCATTCCGACAAGAAAATCCTACTCGCCGCTCAAAAAAATGCCAAGACGGACAACCCCGGGCCTGGTGACATCTATCGCATCGGAACGGTAGCCACGATCTTACAGTTGTTGCGCTTGCCTGACGGCACGGTCAAAGTGTTGGTGGAAGGCGAACATCGGTGTCGCATCGTCGAATACTTATCCCAGCCCGACGCCTTTTACGTGAAGGCGGAATCCTTGGATGAAACTTTTGAGGCGGATCCCACGGAAGTGGAGGCTCTGCGGCGTGGTGTGCGCACGTCCTTTGCGGCGTATGCCAAGCACAACAAGAAGATCACGCAGGAAATTTTGGACGCGATCAACGACACAGACGATCCGTCTCGACTGGCCGACACGGTGGCGGCTTACATGCCTTTTAAAATTGAGACCAAGCAAAAGCTTCTCGAGATCGCGGATCCCGTGCGGCGATTGGAAAAGCTTTTTGGTTACATTCGAGCGGAAATCGAGATCATCAAGACGGAGGAACGCATCAAGGGCCGGGTCAAGAAACAGATGGAAAAGACCCAGCGCGAATACTATCTCAACGAGCAGATGCGGGCCATCCAAAAGGAAATGGGCGAAAAGGACGACTTTAAGTCCGAACTGGAAGAACTGGAAAAGCGCATTAAGAAAAAACGGCTCAGCAAGGAAGCAGCCTCCAAGGTGCGGCACGAGTTCAAGAAACTCAAACTCATGTCTCCCATGAGTGCGGAAGCCACGGTGGTGCGCAATTACATCGACTGGATTCTGTCCTTGCCCTGGTGTGAAAAAACGAAGGACAAGCTGGACATCGACCAGGCCGCCGCCGTGTTGGACGAAGACCACTACGGCTTGGAAAAGCCCAAGCAGCGCATCCTGGAGTATTTGGCCGTACAATCTTTAGTGAAGAAGATCAGGGGCCCCATTCTCTGTTTTGTGGGACCTCCCGGCGTCGGCAAAACATCCCTGGCTCGTTCCATCGCTCGCGCCATGAACCGGAATTTCGTGCGGTTGTCGTTGGGAGGCGTGCGCGACGAGGCGGAAATTCGAGGACATCGGCGGACGTACATCGGAGCCATGCCGGGCAAGATCATACAAAGCCTGCGCAAGGTCAAAAGCAACAACCCGGTGTTTTGCCTTGATGAAATCGACAAGATGACCATGGACTTTCGCGGCGATCCCGCGGCGGCGTTGTTGGAAGTGCTGGATCCGGAACAGAATTACGCCTTCAACGATCATTATCTGGATTTGGATTTTGACCTGTCCTCGGTGTTTTTTATCACCACTGCCAATACGCTGCATTCCATTCCCCTGCCCTTGCAGGATCGCATGGAAATCATTCGATTGCCGGGTTACACGGAAATCGAAAAACTCCAGATTGCCAAGGGTTTTTTGGTGCCAAAGCAGTGCGAGGCCAACGGCATCACGCAGGAGAACGTGGTTTTTTCCGATGACATAATTTTGCGCATCATTCGCCACTACACCAAGGAGGCCGGCGTGCGCAATCTGGAGCGGGAAATCGCCTCCATTTGTCGCAAGGTGGCCAAAGAAGTGGTGCAAAGCGGCCCGCAAACCCGCGTTGTACTCACAGAAGAGATTCTTCAGGAATACTTGGGGGTGCCCAAGTTCCGATATGGTCGAGCGGAAGAACGCGATGAGGTGGGTTTGGCTATCGGGTTGGCCTGGACCGAATTTGGGGGAGATCTTCTGGGCATCGAGACGGTGATCATGCCGGGCAAGGGCAAAATCATCATCACGGGAAAACTTGGCGATGTGATGCAGGAATCCGCTCAAGCCGCCTTCAGTTACGTGCGCTCTCGGGCGGAATGTTTGGGCATTCCGAAGGATTTCTATGAAAAAACAGACCTGCACGTCCACGTGCCGGAAGGGGCCATTCCCAAGGACGGCCCTTCGGCCGGAATCACCATGGCCACGTCCATGGTTTCTGCCTTGACCAAGATTCCGGTGCGCAGTGACGTGGCCATGACGGGCGAGATCACTCTTCGCGGCCGCGTTTTGCCCATCGGAGGCCTTAAGGAAAAGATTCTTGCGGCCCACCGAGGCCTCATCAAGACGGTGCTCATCCCAGAAGAAAACGCCAAAGATCTTCGGGACATTCCGGCCAAGATTCTTGAAGAGGTGAACGTGGAACTGGTCGGCCACATGGATGACGTGCTCCGAAAGGCGCTGGTCCTGGACGATCCGGAACGGCTTTTCACGAACGCGCCGCCCCCGGCGGAACCCGTGTTCTTTGGTGCCGATCCGGTGCCGTGCCCCGATGACATTCACGCCCACTGA
- a CDS encoding SGNH/GDSL hydrolase family protein, translating to MKPKVCWFVVVACLMGWAGMVPGNLRVTWAGSPLVIMGDSLGEGVQSGDANLRTQRYSYGVWVSRQARLHLTLPYIVSGPLGVVGDTSVRHRLFPYTKTANLAVSGADSWSILHDRALARSPRAIASETELVLFPRTGSQIEIVEAIEPETVLCWIGSNDVLSAVLAYDQLNVSQLPLFMTSPQDFEANYRELLFRLHGSARRVVLANIPNVTDIAFLLDNEDLERFLGPGKYLPEGSRTTLAALFMILLGFEDINLFQNADYVLDETEVALIEERTHALNGIIQEVAQEFGFPVVNIAEKFREYALNPPIYAGVPITRRYLGGLFSLDGVHPSNIGHALVANEFLSILQSGYGWNAPLLSAATLNDIAAQDPFVDLDGDGRVRGRPLAGMLETLALVLGISGDVENSLAQRTVKELTVEDRERALSLLEPLRNPSSRGVPVWSCNEIYRVMHKLFRP from the coding sequence ATGAAGCCAAAAGTGTGTTGGTTCGTTGTTGTTGCCTGTCTTATGGGATGGGCAGGAATGGTGCCCGGAAATTTGCGGGTGACGTGGGCGGGATCGCCCTTGGTGATCATGGGAGACAGCCTTGGAGAAGGCGTGCAGTCGGGGGATGCCAATCTGCGCACCCAGCGTTACAGTTACGGGGTTTGGGTGAGTCGACAGGCGAGGCTGCATCTCACCTTGCCCTACATTGTCAGCGGCCCTCTGGGCGTCGTGGGCGACACTTCCGTTCGCCATCGTCTGTTTCCTTACACGAAAACCGCAAATCTGGCCGTCTCCGGTGCCGACTCCTGGTCGATTCTTCATGATCGCGCACTGGCCAGATCGCCTCGAGCCATCGCCAGCGAGACGGAACTGGTGCTTTTTCCCAGAACCGGTAGCCAGATCGAGATCGTGGAAGCCATCGAGCCTGAAACCGTGCTCTGCTGGATCGGGAGCAACGATGTTCTGTCCGCCGTGCTTGCCTACGACCAATTGAATGTGTCCCAGCTTCCATTGTTCATGACTTCACCGCAAGACTTTGAAGCCAACTATCGGGAACTTCTGTTTCGCCTTCACGGAAGTGCTCGCCGTGTGGTGCTGGCGAACATTCCCAATGTGACTGACATCGCCTTTCTCTTGGACAACGAGGACCTGGAACGGTTTCTTGGCCCTGGGAAATATCTCCCCGAAGGCTCCCGAACCACTCTAGCCGCTCTTTTCATGATCCTGCTGGGTTTTGAAGACATAAACCTTTTTCAAAATGCCGACTATGTGCTGGACGAAACGGAGGTCGCTCTGATCGAGGAACGTACCCACGCCTTAAACGGCATTATTCAAGAAGTGGCCCAAGAATTCGGGTTTCCGGTGGTGAACATTGCGGAAAAATTTAGAGAATATGCTCTGAATCCTCCCATCTATGCAGGAGTGCCCATCACGCGGCGGTATTTGGGCGGGCTTTTTAGCCTGGATGGGGTACATCCTTCCAATATTGGCCATGCTCTGGTGGCCAACGAGTTCCTTTCGATCCTGCAAAGTGGTTATGGGTGGAATGCCCCATTGCTCAGTGCCGCCACGCTCAATGACATCGCCGCTCAGGATCCCTTTGTGGACCTGGATGGAGATGGCCGAGTGCGGGGCCGCCCCTTGGCCGGCATGTTGGAAACCCTTGCACTTGTTCTAGGTATCTCCGGCGACGTGGAAAATTCGCTGGCCCAAAGGACAGTGAAAGAACTGACGGTCGAAGACCGTGAGCGAGCCCTGAGCCTTTTGGAGCCTTTGAGGAATCCTTCATCGCGCGGCGTCCCCGTCTGGTCCTGCAACGAGATTTACCGAGTGATGCACAAACTTTTTCGCCCATGA